The Fluviicola sp. genome contains a region encoding:
- a CDS encoding M43 family zinc metalloprotease — protein MKKQFYSLLGISLLSTTWSFAQQQGRILDKSNMRHGEDVEYCITHKKMNELKSNPQFAAQYAQDQAEFENLMLAKKGDNGTTKAVVYTIPVVFHILHDNGSENVSKEQIMSALNILNRDYAMLNPDTASIQAPFQSLKSKVDVKFVLATKAPNGACFSGITRTQNAITNDGSNGQAQINAIVAGNDVYNGQWPGNKYMNVYVCKDIGGAAGYTMLPASWSATSMQNGIFILHNYFGNIGTSAEYSSRALTHEVGHWLNLDHVWGGNNNPGSAGCGGTDGVQDTPATQGSTSCNLTANTCSTDNAYWGFDQIDNVENYMDYSYCSKMFTIGQVNRMRTALTVSSTGRANVISAANLTAVGANTPLVLCTAKFSTPRTVICAGESITFTDESYNAATGWNWSFTGGSPASSTQQNPTVTYNTPGTYAVQLQATDGSNSNTANVPAYITVLPAGSNLPFYESFEGSMNLSSPKWFVYNSSGSAWAVTNTAAKTGTNSAKLDNFSQTSTMQLDELISGPIDLSSINSGTGVTLTFKYAYRKKASANNDLLKVFVTSNCGDTWDVRKTLTAATMSGSNTATSAWTPSSADWVTVHVTNITSGYWNDNFRCKFQTTSGGGNNFYIDDINIYSGAPSETPVTAGLADLGSVANINLFPNPADNEVQISFNSQTGSNQIKFLVTDLAGKTLQQHTVNANEGNNLVYIATENLSAGTYLIRMVDATGQRTLTFVKK, from the coding sequence ATGAAAAAACAATTTTACTCGCTCCTAGGTATCTCTCTTCTTTCTACCACATGGAGTTTTGCTCAACAGCAAGGGCGCATTTTAGATAAGAGCAACATGCGTCATGGCGAAGATGTAGAATACTGCATCACGCACAAAAAGATGAACGAACTGAAATCAAATCCTCAATTTGCGGCTCAATATGCCCAGGACCAGGCGGAGTTTGAAAATCTGATGCTTGCAAAAAAAGGAGATAACGGTACTACCAAAGCAGTCGTTTACACGATTCCGGTGGTTTTTCACATTTTGCATGACAATGGAAGTGAAAATGTATCGAAAGAACAGATTATGTCTGCTTTAAACATTTTGAACCGCGATTACGCCATGCTAAATCCGGACACCGCTTCTATCCAGGCACCTTTCCAATCTTTAAAGAGTAAGGTTGACGTAAAATTTGTTTTAGCTACGAAAGCACCGAACGGAGCTTGTTTCTCAGGAATTACACGTACTCAAAACGCTATCACGAATGACGGCTCGAACGGTCAGGCACAAATCAATGCTATCGTTGCAGGAAATGATGTTTACAACGGTCAATGGCCGGGAAATAAATACATGAACGTGTATGTTTGTAAAGACATCGGAGGAGCGGCAGGATATACGATGCTTCCTGCAAGCTGGTCGGCAACAAGCATGCAAAACGGGATTTTCATCCTTCATAATTACTTCGGGAACATCGGTACTTCTGCTGAATATTCCAGCCGTGCTTTGACACACGAAGTTGGTCACTGGTTGAACCTGGATCACGTTTGGGGTGGAAACAACAACCCCGGATCAGCAGGTTGCGGCGGAACAGATGGTGTACAGGACACACCGGCAACACAAGGGTCTACATCCTGTAACCTGACAGCGAACACCTGTTCGACAGATAACGCATACTGGGGATTTGACCAGATTGACAACGTAGAGAACTACATGGATTATTCTTACTGTTCTAAAATGTTTACAATCGGACAGGTAAACCGCATGAGAACTGCACTTACGGTTAGTTCTACAGGAAGAGCGAATGTTATTTCTGCAGCTAACCTGACAGCGGTGGGAGCAAACACTCCGCTGGTACTTTGTACTGCTAAATTCAGCACTCCGAGAACAGTAATCTGCGCAGGTGAATCCATCACATTTACAGATGAATCTTATAACGCAGCAACGGGCTGGAACTGGTCTTTCACAGGAGGATCTCCTGCATCTTCCACCCAGCAGAATCCTACGGTTACTTACAATACACCGGGAACTTACGCAGTTCAATTGCAGGCAACTGACGGAAGCAACAGCAACACGGCAAACGTTCCAGCTTACATTACCGTATTGCCTGCAGGAAGCAACCTTCCGTTCTACGAAAGCTTTGAAGGTTCTATGAACTTAAGCAGCCCGAAATGGTTCGTTTACAATTCAAGCGGAAGTGCATGGGCTGTAACAAATACCGCTGCCAAGACAGGAACAAACTCTGCCAAACTGGATAACTTCAGTCAAACAAGCACCATGCAACTGGACGAATTGATCTCAGGACCAATTGACCTTTCAAGCATTAATTCAGGAACCGGAGTTACTTTGACTTTCAAATATGCTTACAGAAAGAAGGCGTCGGCTAACAACGACTTACTGAAAGTATTCGTAACATCCAATTGCGGTGACACATGGGATGTTCGTAAAACATTGACCGCTGCGACCATGTCCGGATCAAACACTGCAACTTCAGCATGGACTCCAAGTTCAGCTGATTGGGTTACCGTACACGTAACGAACATCACTTCCGGATACTGGAATGACAATTTCCGTTGCAAGTTCCAGACAACATCAGGTGGCGGAAATAACTTCTACATCGATGATATCAATATTTATTCAGGTGCTCCGTCTGAAACTCCTGTAACTGCAGGTTTGGCTGATCTTGGAAGCGTTGCAAACATCAACTTGTTCCCGAATCCGGCTGACAATGAAGTTCAGATTTCATTCAACTCTCAAACAGGAAGCAACCAAATCAAGTTCTTAGTAACGGATCTGGCAGGAAAAACACTTCAGCAACACACTGTAAATGCAAACGAAGGAAACAACCTGGTTTACATCGCAACTGAAAATCTTTCTGCAGGAACTTACCTGATCCGAATGGTTGACGCGACAGGCCAGAGAACACTGACTTTCGTTAAGAAGTAA
- a CDS encoding GAF domain-containing protein, with amino-acid sequence MAEELIIAQASKAEKYTTLLPQVQALCTGEPNLVANLANIASALKMTFDFFWVGFYLVEKEELVLGPFQGPIACTRIAYGKGVCGSSWKQNETLVVPDVEAFPGHIACSSESKSEIVVPIRKNGQVIAILDVDSNALNDFDGIDAQYLNELCEWVGTHCF; translated from the coding sequence ATGGCAGAAGAATTAATTATAGCTCAGGCTTCCAAAGCGGAAAAATACACGACTTTGCTTCCACAGGTCCAGGCACTTTGTACCGGTGAACCGAATTTAGTTGCTAACCTGGCAAACATTGCTTCTGCTTTAAAAATGACCTTTGATTTCTTTTGGGTAGGTTTTTACCTGGTTGAAAAAGAGGAATTGGTTCTCGGGCCATTCCAGGGCCCCATTGCCTGTACGCGTATTGCCTACGGAAAAGGTGTTTGCGGATCTTCCTGGAAACAAAATGAAACGCTGGTTGTTCCGGATGTGGAAGCTTTCCCGGGACACATTGCCTGTTCGAGCGAAAGTAAAAGCGAAATCGTGGTTCCCATTCGAAAAAACGGTCAGGTTATTGCTATCCTGGACGTCGACAGTAATGCATTGAACGATTTTGACGGGATTGATGCGCAGTATTTAAATGAACTTTGCGAATGGGTAGGTACTCACTGTTTCTAG
- a CDS encoding Ig-like domain-containing protein yields MGRYSLFLGLFLFLAGCAEVVPLTGGPADERAALPVEGTQNPEQGALHVNQNELHVKFNEFFTLNDPANTAVMNPNAGKLEVTSSKRDLTIKWDGALQPNTTYIIQLNGTIKDLNEKNDTIHQFVFSTGAQIDSLKITGVITDGFSNKPSNAFTIGLYDSVKDPFKEAPNYICKSNAQGEFEFSYLKKGNYQLFAFLDTNKDRLPSVGEDIAYTTGLISSGDSTFAHILASKPKNPLKQLQVKISNPGTFTAYGKEIKETGLTINSQPVQIIRRYTPDSVLVALPSVSNDVYTFIDGTDTITKIIPLKDRSRNFAISNKVYKNAWLLGDTLLFETNEFISELDTSQIVVEDKTKIKLAYDYSFSGNQVRIVPKTATAFDLVINFKTGALKGLANQNDSIKMELKTYRTSDLSNLKLNVASLKGRWVIQLMDGANPIRSFVKTSDSDSIIDWVNLIPAVYQVRCIRDVNGNGKWDAGNWETKSQPEEVVRFDIKSKLRPNWDIEETLEMKPNE; encoded by the coding sequence ATGGGTAGGTACTCACTGTTTCTAGGACTCTTCCTTTTTTTGGCCGGTTGTGCCGAGGTTGTTCCACTTACCGGAGGTCCTGCGGATGAGCGTGCAGCACTTCCTGTAGAAGGAACTCAAAACCCGGAACAGGGTGCGCTTCACGTGAACCAAAATGAGCTTCACGTCAAGTTCAATGAGTTCTTTACGCTGAATGATCCGGCAAATACCGCGGTCATGAACCCGAATGCCGGGAAACTGGAAGTTACTTCCAGCAAAAGAGATCTGACTATTAAATGGGACGGCGCACTTCAGCCTAACACAACTTATATCATCCAGCTGAACGGAACCATCAAAGACCTCAACGAGAAAAACGATACCATTCACCAATTCGTTTTCTCAACCGGAGCTCAAATCGATTCCTTAAAAATAACCGGTGTGATCACAGACGGTTTTTCCAACAAACCTTCCAATGCCTTTACCATCGGTTTATACGATTCTGTCAAAGATCCGTTCAAGGAAGCGCCGAATTACATTTGCAAAAGCAACGCCCAGGGCGAATTTGAATTTTCCTATTTGAAAAAAGGCAACTACCAATTGTTTGCATTCCTGGACACCAACAAAGACCGGCTTCCTTCCGTTGGCGAAGACATTGCCTATACGACCGGACTCATTTCCAGCGGCGACAGTACATTCGCGCACATCCTGGCCTCAAAGCCCAAAAACCCGTTGAAGCAATTACAGGTGAAGATCAGCAATCCGGGAACTTTTACCGCTTATGGAAAGGAAATCAAGGAAACAGGACTGACCATCAACTCACAACCTGTCCAGATCATCAGGCGCTACACACCGGATTCGGTATTGGTAGCACTGCCAAGCGTTTCCAACGATGTATACACATTTATTGACGGCACGGATACCATTACGAAAATCATCCCGCTGAAAGACCGTTCCAGGAATTTCGCCATTTCCAACAAGGTTTATAAAAACGCCTGGTTACTGGGAGACACGCTTCTTTTTGAAACGAATGAATTCATCAGTGAACTGGACACTTCGCAGATTGTGGTGGAAGACAAAACAAAAATCAAACTGGCATACGACTATTCTTTTTCCGGGAACCAGGTAAGAATCGTTCCTAAGACCGCAACAGCTTTTGATCTCGTTATCAATTTTAAAACCGGGGCTTTGAAAGGGCTTGCCAACCAGAATGATTCCATCAAAATGGAGCTGAAAACCTACCGGACTTCTGACCTGTCGAACCTCAAACTGAATGTAGCAAGTTTGAAAGGACGCTGGGTCATCCAGTTAATGGATGGCGCCAATCCCATTCGCAGCTTTGTCAAAACTTCGGATTCAGATTCGATTATCGACTGGGTGAATTTAATTCCGGCTGTTTACCAGGTTCGCTGTATCCGGGATGTAAACGGCAACGGAAAATGGGATGCCGGGAATTGGGAAACCAAATCACAACCCGAAGAAGTGGTTCGTTTTGACATCAAATCGAAGCTCAGACCCAACTGGGACATTGAAGAAACCCTTGAAATGAAACCGAATGAGTGA
- a CDS encoding ribose-phosphate pyrophosphokinase has translation MSYGVKIFAGRASKTLAEQIATKFGASLGDVKVTEFSDGEFQPSFEETVRGQDVFIVQSTMPPTENLFEMLLMVDAAKRASARKIIAVIPYFGFARQDRKDKPRVAIGAKLVANMLMAAGVDRVMTMDLHADQIQGFFEVPVDHLFASTLFFNEMKALDNGNLVMAAPDAGGAKRANAYAKKLDTGLAICHKHRKKANEVAEMTVIGDVDGKDVILIDDMCDTAGTLTKAAELFIEKGAKSVRAFCTHAVLSGPAYERINNSKLTELIVTDTIPLKEKSDKIRVITVADLFADVIDRLVKNESISTHFIIS, from the coding sequence ATGTCTTACGGCGTCAAAATTTTTGCGGGAAGAGCGTCCAAAACGCTTGCTGAACAAATAGCTACCAAGTTTGGAGCTAGTTTGGGTGATGTAAAAGTTACTGAATTCAGTGATGGTGAATTTCAACCATCGTTTGAAGAAACAGTGCGTGGTCAGGACGTATTTATCGTTCAATCTACCATGCCTCCGACAGAGAATTTATTCGAAATGTTGTTGATGGTGGATGCTGCAAAACGTGCATCTGCGCGTAAGATCATCGCTGTTATTCCTTATTTCGGATTTGCACGCCAGGACCGTAAGGACAAGCCAAGAGTTGCTATCGGTGCAAAACTGGTTGCAAACATGCTGATGGCTGCAGGAGTTGACCGTGTAATGACGATGGATTTACACGCCGACCAGATCCAGGGATTCTTTGAAGTTCCGGTTGATCACTTGTTTGCATCGACTTTGTTCTTCAACGAAATGAAAGCGTTGGATAACGGGAACCTGGTAATGGCTGCTCCGGACGCAGGAGGTGCGAAACGCGCCAATGCTTATGCCAAGAAATTGGATACCGGATTGGCAATTTGTCACAAACACCGCAAAAAAGCGAACGAAGTTGCAGAAATGACTGTTATCGGGGACGTTGACGGAAAAGATGTGATTTTGATAGACGATATGTGTGATACAGCAGGAACTTTGACAAAAGCTGCTGAATTATTCATTGAAAAAGGAGCAAAAAGTGTTCGCGCATTCTGTACACACGCTGTGTTGTCAGGACCTGCTTACGAGCGCATCAATAATTCAAAATTGACGGAATTGATCGTAACAGATACGATTCCGCTGAAAGAAAAAAGTGACAAGATTCGTGTCATTACCGTAGCTGATCTGTTTGCAGATGTAATCGATCGCCTGGTGAAAAACGAATCCATTAGTACGCATTTTATAATTTCATAA
- a CDS encoding M43 family zinc metalloprotease, which produces MKKQLSTVLTLTLCLSHSVFSQTGERKLDNGNMRQGEHVEYCTTHKKMNQLLSDPQRAKQFAKEQEEFEHALLAKKGDNGTTKAVEYTIPVVFHVLHNGGPENISKEQIMSALSILNRDYAMLNPDTISVQAPFQNIRSKADIKFVLATKAPNGACFSGITRTQSIQTSNGEDGTAQVNAIVAGNDVYNGQWPGNKYLNIFICQDIGGAAGYTFNPGGWSATSMGNGIWVLSTYVGDMGTSSPYTSRTLTHEVGHWLNLSHVWGGTNNPGVSCGSDGVTDTPTCIGSTACFLNSNTCDDDNAYWGFDQVDNVENYMDYSYCSKMFTAGQVDRMRTSLTVNSTGRANVVSAANLATVGANTAPVLCSAKFSVPRQVICAGESLQFTDESFNAVSGWNWSFEGGNPATSTSQNPAVTYTTPGTYAVQLEATDGSSSNTATISGYITVLPAPTGIPYYESFETFNNFASPNWFVVNGGGNPWTVATTVGRTGTHSAKLENFNQAASQIDELQSHSIDLSGITSATNATLSFRYAYRRRTTSSTDILKLFATKDCGEIWDLRRTFTAATMSGPNLETSSWTPTATDWVTVHVTNITTAYWTENFRFKFQFTAGGGNNIYIDDINIYAGAPSDDIVLGINDHGSFQDINLYPNPAENELQISFSSQTGNRLEFVITDLSGKAIKTLPVNAHEGSNLVFIETTDLSAGTYFIKMIGSSEERTLPFVKK; this is translated from the coding sequence ATGAAAAAACAACTTTCTACCGTTCTAACGTTGACCTTATGTCTCTCCCATTCGGTCTTTTCGCAAACCGGCGAGCGGAAATTAGACAACGGAAACATGCGCCAGGGCGAACATGTTGAATATTGCACCACGCATAAAAAAATGAATCAGCTTTTGTCTGATCCTCAGCGTGCAAAACAGTTCGCGAAGGAACAAGAAGAATTCGAACATGCACTTCTTGCCAAAAAAGGAGACAACGGCACCACGAAAGCAGTGGAATATACCATTCCCGTGGTTTTCCACGTACTACACAATGGAGGACCTGAGAATATTTCAAAGGAACAAATCATGTCTGCGTTGAGCATCCTGAACAGGGATTACGCCATGCTGAACCCGGATACGATTTCGGTACAGGCACCTTTTCAAAACATCCGCAGCAAAGCAGATATCAAATTTGTTCTGGCAACAAAAGCTCCTAATGGAGCCTGTTTTTCCGGAATTACCAGAACACAGAGCATTCAAACGTCCAACGGTGAAGATGGCACTGCGCAAGTGAATGCGATTGTAGCAGGAAATGATGTTTACAACGGTCAATGGCCGGGAAATAAATACTTAAACATCTTCATTTGCCAGGACATCGGTGGCGCCGCAGGTTACACCTTCAATCCGGGTGGCTGGTCGGCAACTTCCATGGGCAACGGAATCTGGGTTTTGAGCACTTACGTGGGCGATATGGGAACTTCTTCTCCATACACCAGCCGCACACTGACACATGAAGTAGGACACTGGTTAAATTTATCCCACGTTTGGGGAGGAACCAACAATCCGGGAGTTAGCTGCGGAAGTGACGGTGTTACAGACACACCTACCTGTATCGGTTCAACGGCTTGTTTCCTGAATTCAAACACCTGCGACGACGACAATGCTTACTGGGGCTTTGACCAGGTAGATAACGTAGAGAACTACATGGATTATTCCTACTGTTCCAAAATGTTTACTGCCGGACAGGTTGACCGCATGCGGACCTCCCTGACAGTAAATTCAACGGGACGTGCAAATGTAGTATCCGCAGCAAACCTGGCTACTGTTGGAGCAAATACGGCTCCTGTTCTTTGTTCTGCAAAATTCAGTGTACCCAGACAAGTGATCTGTGCCGGAGAATCCCTTCAATTCACAGATGAATCATTCAATGCCGTATCGGGATGGAACTGGTCATTTGAGGGAGGAAATCCTGCTACTTCAACTTCTCAAAACCCGGCAGTAACATATACTACTCCGGGAACTTATGCCGTTCAACTGGAAGCTACGGACGGATCTTCTTCCAACACCGCAACTATTTCGGGTTATATTACCGTATTGCCTGCTCCGACCGGAATTCCATATTACGAAAGCTTTGAAACATTCAACAACTTTGCAAGTCCGAACTGGTTTGTGGTAAACGGAGGTGGAAATCCATGGACCGTTGCTACCACAGTAGGAAGAACCGGAACACACTCTGCAAAACTGGAAAACTTTAACCAGGCGGCTTCTCAAATCGATGAACTGCAATCTCACTCCATTGATTTATCCGGAATTACTTCGGCAACCAATGCAACCCTTTCATTCAGATATGCATACCGCAGAAGAACAACTTCCAGCACAGACATTCTGAAATTATTCGCTACAAAAGATTGCGGGGAAATCTGGGATTTGCGCAGAACATTCACTGCAGCAACCATGTCGGGACCGAACCTGGAAACTTCTTCCTGGACACCAACTGCAACGGATTGGGTAACGGTTCACGTTACAAACATCACAACAGCTTACTGGACGGAAAATTTCCGGTTTAAGTTCCAGTTTACTGCCGGCGGAGGAAATAACATCTACATTGATGATATTAACATTTATGCGGGAGCACCGTCAGATGACATCGTGCTTGGAATAAATGACCACGGATCATTCCAGGATATCAATTTATATCCGAACCCAGCTGAAAATGAACTACAGATCAGTTTTAGTTCACAAACAGGAAATCGCCTGGAATTTGTCATTACAGACCTTTCCGGAAAGGCAATTAAAACACTTCCGGTTAACGCACACGAAGGATCAAACCTGGTATTTATTGAAACCACCGATCTTTCTGCAGGAACGTATTTCATTAAAATGATCGGTTCATCGGAAGAAAGAACGCTGCCGTTCGTAAAGAAATAA
- a CDS encoding SDR family NAD(P)-dependent oxidoreductase, translating to MIIITGTSRGIGKAIAENYLAKGEKVIGIGRNHTISHPHYSSLSCDLSDPEAVDRISFPDLSDETVVFIHNAGILGKVDYFEELESGEIAKVMQVNLFAGAAILQKLLRQIPATTSFRAVFISSGAGKNPIASWASYCASKAAVDLFCQTIQLEEQQLGRTNFQCLSVAPGVVDTDMQAGIRSTDESSFSEVERFKAYKNSNQLYTPELVAKKLFKLVHEMPLGQVIYSLRDIDL from the coding sequence ATGATCATCATCACAGGAACATCCCGCGGAATCGGGAAAGCAATCGCTGAAAACTATTTGGCAAAAGGCGAAAAAGTCATCGGCATCGGCCGGAACCATACCATTTCACATCCGCACTACTCGTCTCTTTCCTGCGATTTGAGCGATCCGGAGGCCGTCGACCGCATTTCTTTTCCGGATCTTTCCGATGAAACGGTGGTTTTCATTCACAATGCCGGCATCCTGGGAAAAGTGGATTATTTCGAGGAGCTGGAATCTGGGGAAATAGCCAAAGTGATGCAGGTAAACTTATTTGCAGGTGCAGCCATTTTACAGAAACTGCTGCGTCAAATTCCAGCGACTACTTCCTTCCGGGCAGTTTTCATCAGTTCGGGCGCAGGGAAAAACCCCATTGCATCCTGGGCATCTTACTGTGCTTCGAAAGCCGCAGTAGATCTGTTCTGTCAAACCATCCAACTCGAAGAGCAGCAATTGGGCCGGACGAATTTCCAGTGTCTTTCCGTTGCGCCGGGTGTTGTTGACACCGATATGCAGGCAGGTATTCGCAGCACGGATGAAAGTTCTTTTTCCGAAGTGGAGCGTTTTAAAGCATACAAAAATTCAAACCAGCTTTACACTCCGGAATTGGTTGCTAAAAAGCTCTTTAAGCTCGTACACGAAATGCCGTTGGGCCAGGTTATTTATTCCCTGCGCGATATAGATTTGTAA
- a CDS encoding 50S ribosomal protein L25/general stress protein Ctc: MKVAQLSGSPRANVGKKDAKALRDSGQVPCVLYGQGTQTHFSLSDIKVEKLVFNPDVFNIELDIDGKKTNAIIQEIQQNPITDKVMHIDFLELDSKKPVKVALPVRLTGASRGVLAGGRLMQVFRRLRVVGLPADLPEAIVIDITKLRIGQSIRVKDLENDGLSISEAKNAVVVAVKMARGASKAAEADDDDDE, translated from the coding sequence ATGAAAGTAGCACAATTGAGCGGTTCGCCACGCGCGAACGTAGGGAAGAAAGATGCTAAAGCTTTGAGAGACTCAGGGCAGGTTCCATGTGTTCTTTACGGACAGGGAACTCAAACACATTTTTCTCTTTCTGACATTAAAGTTGAAAAATTGGTTTTTAACCCTGACGTTTTCAACATTGAATTGGATATCGATGGTAAAAAGACCAACGCGATCATCCAGGAGATCCAACAAAATCCTATCACGGATAAAGTAATGCACATCGACTTTTTGGAACTGGATTCCAAGAAGCCTGTTAAAGTTGCATTGCCGGTTCGTTTGACAGGTGCTTCTCGCGGTGTATTGGCGGGAGGTCGTTTGATGCAGGTTTTCCGTCGTTTACGTGTAGTTGGTCTTCCGGCAGATTTGCCAGAGGCTATCGTAATTGACATCACTAAATTGCGTATCGGACAATCTATCCGTGTGAAAGATTTAGAGAACGATGGTTTGTCTATTTCTGAAGCGAAAAACGCAGTTGTAGTTGCAGTTAAAATGGCTCGTGGAGCTTCTAAAGCTGCAGAGGCTGATGACGATGATGATGAATAA
- a CDS encoding lysylphosphatidylglycerol synthase transmembrane domain-containing protein produces the protein MSDSFEKTFSKWRIYLALLIGLSISGGILIYSFTRTEFHEAEQGKGDYIWKDSNGNKRIDYTDPKEFIAVPAGNFEKKSAYEVLSDISWNGSTFFWIFLALLGMVGRDIGYMLRIRILTKKQLTWKQSFHVIMLWEFASALAPGVMSGAAVAMFILNREKIALGRATAIVILTAFLDNLFYVIVIPVLFLFIPAGKLFPSTGNESMMAVFWTGFSVFALLCLVLFSSIVLYPKLVFHLLTFFTRIPFLKRFRPGAERTGNDVSTTAHELRKEHFSFWLKAFGATVFSWSSRFLVINFIMQAFLSLGFLQQAQIFSKQFVLWMFLRISPTPGGSGVAEWAFGELLSEFSTSVVLLGTMAVLWRLVSYFPYLIIGSVILPRWLSKRQKPKD, from the coding sequence ATGAGTGATTCCTTTGAAAAAACCTTTAGTAAATGGAGAATCTATCTCGCTTTGCTGATTGGTCTTTCAATTTCGGGAGGAATACTTATTTACAGCTTCACACGCACCGAATTTCACGAAGCAGAACAGGGAAAAGGCGATTACATCTGGAAAGACAGCAATGGCAATAAACGCATTGATTATACGGATCCGAAAGAGTTTATAGCCGTACCTGCCGGGAACTTCGAAAAGAAATCTGCTTATGAAGTCCTTTCCGACATTTCCTGGAACGGCAGTACTTTTTTCTGGATTTTCCTGGCACTTTTGGGAATGGTTGGCCGCGATATCGGATACATGCTCCGGATACGCATTCTGACTAAAAAACAACTGACCTGGAAGCAATCCTTTCACGTGATTATGTTGTGGGAATTTGCTTCTGCCCTCGCACCGGGCGTCATGAGCGGAGCAGCGGTTGCCATGTTCATTTTAAACCGGGAAAAAATTGCTTTGGGAAGAGCCACGGCCATTGTCATACTCACCGCATTCCTGGACAATCTATTCTATGTGATCGTAATTCCGGTTTTGTTCCTGTTCATTCCTGCCGGAAAATTATTCCCGAGTACCGGAAACGAATCCATGATGGCTGTTTTCTGGACAGGCTTTTCAGTCTTTGCCCTGCTTTGCCTGGTTCTCTTTTCCAGCATTGTCCTTTACCCGAAACTGGTCTTTCACCTGCTCACATTCTTTACACGCATTCCATTTTTAAAACGTTTTCGCCCCGGTGCTGAAAGAACAGGAAACGATGTGAGTACAACAGCACATGAACTGCGAAAAGAGCATTTTTCCTTCTGGCTAAAAGCTTTCGGCGCCACGGTTTTTTCCTGGTCGTCGCGTTTCCTGGTGATTAACTTCATCATGCAGGCTTTTTTGAGCCTGGGCTTCCTGCAGCAGGCACAAATTTTCAGCAAGCAATTTGTTCTGTGGATGTTTCTGCGCATTTCCCCTACCCCGGGCGGAAGCGGCGTTGCAGAATGGGCATTCGGAGAATTGTTATCGGAATTCAGCACCAGTGTTGTGCTTCTGGGAACGATGGCTGTACTTTGGCGTTTGGTTTCTTATTTCCCTTATTTGATCATCGGATCGGTCATTCTTCCGAGGTGGCTGTCCAAACGGCAAAAACCGAAAGACTAA
- a CDS encoding 3'-5' exonuclease: MLDLSQLDKILFLDIETVPEVYNYADLDLETTKLFDAKNARYLTENKTKTDVYNEKAGIYAEFGKIVCISVGFVHHSVTGRSIRMTSFAHEDEETLLKQFVRLLENNYNTPKHLLCGHNSKEFDIPFICRRLLIHGIGLPNVLNLAGKKPWEIQHLDTMELWKFGDYKAYTSLALLCHIFKIPTPKDDISGADVARVYYEENDLDRIRIYCEKDVVALIQLFLRMNGEPLVDEGEIYIK; the protein is encoded by the coding sequence ATGCTTGATTTGAGCCAACTTGACAAAATCCTGTTTTTAGACATTGAGACCGTACCGGAAGTTTACAACTACGCTGATTTAGACTTAGAAACCACCAAATTATTTGACGCTAAAAATGCCCGTTACCTTACAGAAAACAAAACAAAAACTGACGTTTACAATGAGAAAGCCGGTATCTACGCGGAGTTCGGTAAGATTGTGTGTATCTCTGTGGGGTTTGTACATCATTCCGTTACCGGAAGATCTATTCGCATGACTTCTTTTGCACATGAAGACGAAGAAACTTTGCTGAAACAATTTGTGCGCCTGCTGGAAAATAATTACAACACGCCGAAACACCTGTTATGCGGACACAATTCGAAGGAATTCGACATTCCGTTTATTTGCCGAAGACTGTTGATCCATGGAATCGGTTTACCGAATGTATTGAACCTGGCGGGTAAAAAGCCATGGGAAATCCAGCACCTGGATACAATGGAACTCTGGAAATTCGGCGACTACAAAGCTTATACGAGTTTGGCCCTGTTGTGCCACATTTTCAAGATACCTACACCCAAAGATGATATTTCCGGGGCAGATGTTGCACGTGTTTATTACGAGGAAAATGACCTGGATCGCATACGTATTTATTGCGAAAAGGATGTGGTTGCATTAATTCAGTTATTTTTGAGAATGAATGGAGAGCCTTTGGTAGATGAAGGCGAAATTTATATTAAGTAA